A DNA window from Castanea sativa cultivar Marrone di Chiusa Pesio chromosome 7, ASM4071231v1 contains the following coding sequences:
- the LOC142643606 gene encoding uncharacterized protein LOC142643606 isoform X3 — MSNKKPRSGSSSIDKAVVDVWQRELGQLSSRSFAHRLGGSEDLVLRLDLYKKLEKHKGCVNTVSFNEDGDILVSGSDDRRVILWDWQTGRIKLSFHSGHDNNVFQAKIMPCTDDRTIVTCAADGQVMLAQILERGVVEVTTLGKHQARAHKLAIEPGSPHIFYTCGEDGLVQHFDLRTRTATELFTCHPVDDRRRYRSVIPLNAITIDPRNPNLFAVAGSDEYARLYDIRKYKWDGSTDFGQPTDYFCPSKLRGDEHVGITGLAFSEQSELLVSYNDEFIYLFTRDMGLGPNPLPASPVSMGSDASEIGGDHQLSASPSAMDTDEKVIPQDYKGHRNCETVKGVNFFGPNCEYVVSGSDCGRIFIWKKKGGELIRVMEADKTIVNCIECHPHTMVLASSGIDDDIKMWTPKALEKAVLPTNIEQVLKPDRIRWFAFDDYYDDDDDDDDDDYFSYDDDDDDEDDDDDDDDDDDDDDDDDDDEDDGDNDNDVDDDNDDFGFDDDDDDASNCIDGVDDNIVNDGNFFGGPNEC; from the exons ATGAGTAATAAGAAACCCAGAAGTGGCAGCAGCAGCATCGACAAGGCGGTGGTCGATGTTTGGCAACGAGAACTCGGCCAGCTCTCCTCTCGAAGCTTCGCTCATCGACTCGGTGGTTCCGAG GATCTTGTGCTTCGACTTGATCTCTACAAGAAGTTGGAAAAGCACAAAGGTTGTGTGAACACTGTAAGCTTCAATGAAGATGGTGACATTCTGGTTTCAGGCTCAGATGACAGGCGGGTTATACTTTGGGATTGGCAAACTGGGCGTATCAAGCTTTCATTTCATTCAGGTCATGATAACAACGTTTTTCAAGCAAAGATCATGCCTTGCACAGATGATAGAACCATTGTCACCTGTGCTGCAGATGGGCAG GTGATGCTCGCTCAGATTCTGGAACGCGGAGTAGTGGAAGTTACAACACTTGGCAAACATCAGGCACGAGCTCATAAGTTGGCCATTGAGCCTGGGAGCCCTCATATATTTTACACCTGTGGTGAAGATGGATTGGTGCAGCAT TTTGATCTGAGAACTCGGACTGCCACAGAACTTTTCACATGCCATCCAGTTGATGATAGGAGGCGTTACAGATCAGTTATTCCACTTAATGCAATTACAATTGATCCTAGGAATCCAAATCTCTTTGCGGTTGCAGGTTCTGATGAGTATGCTCGACTTTATGATATCCGCAAGTATAAGTGGGATGGATCAACTGATTTTGGTCAACCCACAGACTACTTTTGCCCTTCAAAGTTGCGTGGTGATGAACATGTTGGAATAACAGGCTTGGCCTTCTCAGAACAGAGCGAACTGCTAGTGTCATACAATGATGAGTTCATCTATCTTTTTACTCGTGATATGGGATTGGGGCCTAATCCACTTCCAGCCTCTCCAGTGTCTATGGGCAGTGATGCAAGTGAAATAGGAGGTGATCATCAATTGTCAGCATCTCCATCAGCTATGGATACTGATGAAAAAGTTATCCCCCAAGATTACAAGGGGCACAGGAATTGTGAGACAGTGAAAGGTGTGAACTTCTTTGGGCCAAATTGTGAGTATGTAGTGAGTGGGTCAGACTGTGGCCGGATATTCATATGGAAGAAAAAAGGAGGGGAGCTAATTCGTGTCATGGAAGCTGATAAGACTATTGTAAACTGTATTGAGTGTCATCCTCATACCATGGTGCTTGCAAGTAGTGGAATTGACGATGACATCAAGATGTGGACTCCAAAGGCTTTGGAGAAAGCTGTTCTGCCTACAAACATCGAACAG GTTCTGAAACCTGATCGAATTCGTTGGTTTGCATTTGATGACTACTACGACGACGATGACgacgacgatgatgatgattacTTTtcttatgatgatgatgatgatgacgaggatgacgatgatgatgatgatgatgatgatgatgacgatgacgATGACGATGACGATGAAGATGATGGTGATAATGAcaatgatgttgatgatgataatgatgatttTGGTttcgatgatgatgatgatgatgccaGCAATTGCATTGATGGTGTTGATGATAACATTGTCAATGatggtaatttttttggtgGTCCTAATGAATGCTGA
- the LOC142643606 gene encoding uncharacterized protein LOC142643606 isoform X1: MSNKKPRSGSSSIDKAVVDVWQRELGQLSSRSFAHRLGGSEDLVLRLDLYKKLEKHKGCVNTVSFNEDGDILVSGSDDRRVILWDWQTGRIKLSFHSGHDNNVFQAKIMPCTDDRTIVTCAADGQVMLAQILERGVVEVTTLGKHQARAHKLAIEPGSPHIFYTCGEDGLVQHFDLRTRTATELFTCHPVDDRRRYRSVIPLNAITIDPRNPNLFAVAGSDEYARLYDIRKYKWDGSTDFGQPTDYFCPSKLRGDEHVGITGLAFSEQSELLVSYNDEFIYLFTRDMGLGPNPLPASPVSMGSDASEIGGDHQLSASPSAMDTDEKVIPQDYKGHRNCETVKGVNFFGPNCEYVVSGSDCGRIFIWKKKGGELIRVMEADKTIVNCIECHPHTMVLASSGIDDDIKMWTPKALEKAVLPTNIEQVLKPDRIRWFAFDDYYDDDDDDDDDDYFSYDDDDDDEDDDDDDDDDDDDDDDDDDDEDDGDNDNDVDDDNDDFGFDDDDDDASNCIDAETQAQGLDVSNSVSPGLADATIFTAKAEDKL, from the exons ATGAGTAATAAGAAACCCAGAAGTGGCAGCAGCAGCATCGACAAGGCGGTGGTCGATGTTTGGCAACGAGAACTCGGCCAGCTCTCCTCTCGAAGCTTCGCTCATCGACTCGGTGGTTCCGAG GATCTTGTGCTTCGACTTGATCTCTACAAGAAGTTGGAAAAGCACAAAGGTTGTGTGAACACTGTAAGCTTCAATGAAGATGGTGACATTCTGGTTTCAGGCTCAGATGACAGGCGGGTTATACTTTGGGATTGGCAAACTGGGCGTATCAAGCTTTCATTTCATTCAGGTCATGATAACAACGTTTTTCAAGCAAAGATCATGCCTTGCACAGATGATAGAACCATTGTCACCTGTGCTGCAGATGGGCAG GTGATGCTCGCTCAGATTCTGGAACGCGGAGTAGTGGAAGTTACAACACTTGGCAAACATCAGGCACGAGCTCATAAGTTGGCCATTGAGCCTGGGAGCCCTCATATATTTTACACCTGTGGTGAAGATGGATTGGTGCAGCAT TTTGATCTGAGAACTCGGACTGCCACAGAACTTTTCACATGCCATCCAGTTGATGATAGGAGGCGTTACAGATCAGTTATTCCACTTAATGCAATTACAATTGATCCTAGGAATCCAAATCTCTTTGCGGTTGCAGGTTCTGATGAGTATGCTCGACTTTATGATATCCGCAAGTATAAGTGGGATGGATCAACTGATTTTGGTCAACCCACAGACTACTTTTGCCCTTCAAAGTTGCGTGGTGATGAACATGTTGGAATAACAGGCTTGGCCTTCTCAGAACAGAGCGAACTGCTAGTGTCATACAATGATGAGTTCATCTATCTTTTTACTCGTGATATGGGATTGGGGCCTAATCCACTTCCAGCCTCTCCAGTGTCTATGGGCAGTGATGCAAGTGAAATAGGAGGTGATCATCAATTGTCAGCATCTCCATCAGCTATGGATACTGATGAAAAAGTTATCCCCCAAGATTACAAGGGGCACAGGAATTGTGAGACAGTGAAAGGTGTGAACTTCTTTGGGCCAAATTGTGAGTATGTAGTGAGTGGGTCAGACTGTGGCCGGATATTCATATGGAAGAAAAAAGGAGGGGAGCTAATTCGTGTCATGGAAGCTGATAAGACTATTGTAAACTGTATTGAGTGTCATCCTCATACCATGGTGCTTGCAAGTAGTGGAATTGACGATGACATCAAGATGTGGACTCCAAAGGCTTTGGAGAAAGCTGTTCTGCCTACAAACATCGAACAG GTTCTGAAACCTGATCGAATTCGTTGGTTTGCATTTGATGACTACTACGACGACGATGACgacgacgatgatgatgattacTTTtcttatgatgatgatgatgatgacgaggatgacgatgatgatgatgatgatgatgatgatgacgatgacgATGACGATGACGATGAAGATGATGGTGATAATGAcaatgatgttgatgatgataatgatgatttTGGTttcgatgatgatgatgatgatgccaGCAATTGCATTGATG CAGAAACCCAGGCCCAGGGGCTGGATGTATCGAATAGCGTCTCCCCAGGACTTGCTGATGCAACTATTTTCACTGCAAAGGCGGAGGACAAACTCTGA
- the LOC142643606 gene encoding uncharacterized protein LOC142643606 isoform X2 — translation MSNKKPRSGSSSIDKAVVDVWQRELGQLSSRSFAHRLGGSEDLVLRLDLYKKLEKHKGCVNTVSFNEDGDILVSGSDDRRVILWDWQTGRIKLSFHSGHDNNVFQAKIMPCTDDRTIVTCAADGQVMLAQILERGVVEVTTLGKHQARAHKLAIEPGSPHIFYTCGEDGLVQHFDLRTRTATELFTCHPVDDRRRYRSVIPLNAITIDPRNPNLFAVAGSDEYARLYDIRKYKWDGSTDFGQPTDYFCPSKLRGDEHVGITGLAFSEQSELLVSYNDEFIYLFTRDMGLGPNPLPASPVSMGSDASEIGGDHQLSASPSAMDTDEKVIPQDYKGHRNCETVKGVNFFGPNCEYVVSGSDCGRIFIWKKKGGELIRVMEADKTIVNCIECHPHTMVLASSGIDDDIKMWTPKALEKAVLPTNIEQVLKPDRIRWFAFDDYYDDDDDDDDDDYFSYDDDDDDEDDDDDDDDDDDDDDDDDDDEDDGDNDNDVDDDNDDFGFDDDDDDASNCIDETQAQGLDVSNSVSPGLADATIFTAKAEDKL, via the exons ATGAGTAATAAGAAACCCAGAAGTGGCAGCAGCAGCATCGACAAGGCGGTGGTCGATGTTTGGCAACGAGAACTCGGCCAGCTCTCCTCTCGAAGCTTCGCTCATCGACTCGGTGGTTCCGAG GATCTTGTGCTTCGACTTGATCTCTACAAGAAGTTGGAAAAGCACAAAGGTTGTGTGAACACTGTAAGCTTCAATGAAGATGGTGACATTCTGGTTTCAGGCTCAGATGACAGGCGGGTTATACTTTGGGATTGGCAAACTGGGCGTATCAAGCTTTCATTTCATTCAGGTCATGATAACAACGTTTTTCAAGCAAAGATCATGCCTTGCACAGATGATAGAACCATTGTCACCTGTGCTGCAGATGGGCAG GTGATGCTCGCTCAGATTCTGGAACGCGGAGTAGTGGAAGTTACAACACTTGGCAAACATCAGGCACGAGCTCATAAGTTGGCCATTGAGCCTGGGAGCCCTCATATATTTTACACCTGTGGTGAAGATGGATTGGTGCAGCAT TTTGATCTGAGAACTCGGACTGCCACAGAACTTTTCACATGCCATCCAGTTGATGATAGGAGGCGTTACAGATCAGTTATTCCACTTAATGCAATTACAATTGATCCTAGGAATCCAAATCTCTTTGCGGTTGCAGGTTCTGATGAGTATGCTCGACTTTATGATATCCGCAAGTATAAGTGGGATGGATCAACTGATTTTGGTCAACCCACAGACTACTTTTGCCCTTCAAAGTTGCGTGGTGATGAACATGTTGGAATAACAGGCTTGGCCTTCTCAGAACAGAGCGAACTGCTAGTGTCATACAATGATGAGTTCATCTATCTTTTTACTCGTGATATGGGATTGGGGCCTAATCCACTTCCAGCCTCTCCAGTGTCTATGGGCAGTGATGCAAGTGAAATAGGAGGTGATCATCAATTGTCAGCATCTCCATCAGCTATGGATACTGATGAAAAAGTTATCCCCCAAGATTACAAGGGGCACAGGAATTGTGAGACAGTGAAAGGTGTGAACTTCTTTGGGCCAAATTGTGAGTATGTAGTGAGTGGGTCAGACTGTGGCCGGATATTCATATGGAAGAAAAAAGGAGGGGAGCTAATTCGTGTCATGGAAGCTGATAAGACTATTGTAAACTGTATTGAGTGTCATCCTCATACCATGGTGCTTGCAAGTAGTGGAATTGACGATGACATCAAGATGTGGACTCCAAAGGCTTTGGAGAAAGCTGTTCTGCCTACAAACATCGAACAG GTTCTGAAACCTGATCGAATTCGTTGGTTTGCATTTGATGACTACTACGACGACGATGACgacgacgatgatgatgattacTTTtcttatgatgatgatgatgatgacgaggatgacgatgatgatgatgatgatgatgatgatgacgatgacgATGACGATGACGATGAAGATGATGGTGATAATGAcaatgatgttgatgatgataatgatgatttTGGTttcgatgatgatgatgatgatgccaGCAATTGCATTGATG AAACCCAGGCCCAGGGGCTGGATGTATCGAATAGCGTCTCCCCAGGACTTGCTGATGCAACTATTTTCACTGCAAAGGCGGAGGACAAACTCTGA
- the LOC142643606 gene encoding uncharacterized protein LOC142643606 isoform X4 has product MSNKKPRSGSSSIDKAVVDVWQRELGQLSSRSFAHRLGGSEDLVLRLDLYKKLEKHKGCVNTVSFNEDGDILVSGSDDRRVILWDWQTGRIKLSFHSGHDNNVFQAKIMPCTDDRTIVTCAADGQVMLAQILERGVVEVTTLGKHQARAHKLAIEPGSPHIFYTCGEDGLVQHFDLRTRTATELFTCHPVDDRRRYRSVIPLNAITIDPRNPNLFAVAGSDEYARLYDIRKYKWDGSTDFGQPTDYFCPSKLRGDEHVGITGLAFSEQSELLVSYNDEFIYLFTRDMGLGPNPLPASPVSMGSDASEIGGDHQLSASPSAMDTDEKVIPQDYKGHRNCETVKGVNFFGPNCEYVVSGSDCGRIFIWKKKGGELIRVMEADKTIVNCIECHPHTMVLASSGIDDDIKMWTPKALEKAVLPTNIEQQKPRPRGWMYRIASPQDLLMQLFSLQRRRTNSEHGGESSAPGRELLELILRFNDNSDASSDDGGDTASQDDLFS; this is encoded by the exons ATGAGTAATAAGAAACCCAGAAGTGGCAGCAGCAGCATCGACAAGGCGGTGGTCGATGTTTGGCAACGAGAACTCGGCCAGCTCTCCTCTCGAAGCTTCGCTCATCGACTCGGTGGTTCCGAG GATCTTGTGCTTCGACTTGATCTCTACAAGAAGTTGGAAAAGCACAAAGGTTGTGTGAACACTGTAAGCTTCAATGAAGATGGTGACATTCTGGTTTCAGGCTCAGATGACAGGCGGGTTATACTTTGGGATTGGCAAACTGGGCGTATCAAGCTTTCATTTCATTCAGGTCATGATAACAACGTTTTTCAAGCAAAGATCATGCCTTGCACAGATGATAGAACCATTGTCACCTGTGCTGCAGATGGGCAG GTGATGCTCGCTCAGATTCTGGAACGCGGAGTAGTGGAAGTTACAACACTTGGCAAACATCAGGCACGAGCTCATAAGTTGGCCATTGAGCCTGGGAGCCCTCATATATTTTACACCTGTGGTGAAGATGGATTGGTGCAGCAT TTTGATCTGAGAACTCGGACTGCCACAGAACTTTTCACATGCCATCCAGTTGATGATAGGAGGCGTTACAGATCAGTTATTCCACTTAATGCAATTACAATTGATCCTAGGAATCCAAATCTCTTTGCGGTTGCAGGTTCTGATGAGTATGCTCGACTTTATGATATCCGCAAGTATAAGTGGGATGGATCAACTGATTTTGGTCAACCCACAGACTACTTTTGCCCTTCAAAGTTGCGTGGTGATGAACATGTTGGAATAACAGGCTTGGCCTTCTCAGAACAGAGCGAACTGCTAGTGTCATACAATGATGAGTTCATCTATCTTTTTACTCGTGATATGGGATTGGGGCCTAATCCACTTCCAGCCTCTCCAGTGTCTATGGGCAGTGATGCAAGTGAAATAGGAGGTGATCATCAATTGTCAGCATCTCCATCAGCTATGGATACTGATGAAAAAGTTATCCCCCAAGATTACAAGGGGCACAGGAATTGTGAGACAGTGAAAGGTGTGAACTTCTTTGGGCCAAATTGTGAGTATGTAGTGAGTGGGTCAGACTGTGGCCGGATATTCATATGGAAGAAAAAAGGAGGGGAGCTAATTCGTGTCATGGAAGCTGATAAGACTATTGTAAACTGTATTGAGTGTCATCCTCATACCATGGTGCTTGCAAGTAGTGGAATTGACGATGACATCAAGATGTGGACTCCAAAGGCTTTGGAGAAAGCTGTTCTGCCTACAAACATCGAACAG CAGAAACCCAGGCCCAGGGGCTGGATGTATCGAATAGCGTCTCCCCAGGACTTGCTGATGCAACTATTTTCACTGCAAAGGCGGAGGACAAACTCTGAGCATGGTGGTGAAAGCTCTGCTCCAGGTCGCGAGCTTTTAGAGCTGATTTTGAGGTTCAATGACAACAGTGATGCTTCTTCAGATGATGGAGGAGATACTGCCAGTCAGGACGACTTGTTTAGTTGA
- the LOC142643606 gene encoding uncharacterized protein LOC142643606 isoform X5: protein MSNKKPRSGSSSIDKAVVDVWQRELGQLSSRSFAHRLGGSEDLVLRLDLYKKLEKHKGCVNTVSFNEDGDILVSGSDDRRVILWDWQTGRIKLSFHSGHDNNVFQAKIMPCTDDRTIVTCAADGQVMLAQILERGVVEVTTLGKHQARAHKLAIEPGSPHIFYTCGEDGLVQHFDLRTRTATELFTCHPVDDRRRYRSVIPLNAITIDPRNPNLFAVAGSDEYARLYDIRKYKWDGSTDFGQPTDYFCPSKLRGDEHVGITGLAFSEQSELLVSYNDEFIYLFTRDMGLGPNPLPASPVSMGSDASEIGGDHQLSASPSAMDTDEKVIPQDYKGHRNCETVKGVNFFGPNCEYVVSGSDCGRIFIWKKKGGELIRVMEADKTIVNCIECHPHTMVLASSGIDDDIKMWTPKALEKAVLPTNIEQKPRPRGWMYRIASPQDLLMQLFSLQRRRTNSEHGGESSAPGRELLELILRFNDNSDASSDDGGDTASQDDLFS from the exons ATGAGTAATAAGAAACCCAGAAGTGGCAGCAGCAGCATCGACAAGGCGGTGGTCGATGTTTGGCAACGAGAACTCGGCCAGCTCTCCTCTCGAAGCTTCGCTCATCGACTCGGTGGTTCCGAG GATCTTGTGCTTCGACTTGATCTCTACAAGAAGTTGGAAAAGCACAAAGGTTGTGTGAACACTGTAAGCTTCAATGAAGATGGTGACATTCTGGTTTCAGGCTCAGATGACAGGCGGGTTATACTTTGGGATTGGCAAACTGGGCGTATCAAGCTTTCATTTCATTCAGGTCATGATAACAACGTTTTTCAAGCAAAGATCATGCCTTGCACAGATGATAGAACCATTGTCACCTGTGCTGCAGATGGGCAG GTGATGCTCGCTCAGATTCTGGAACGCGGAGTAGTGGAAGTTACAACACTTGGCAAACATCAGGCACGAGCTCATAAGTTGGCCATTGAGCCTGGGAGCCCTCATATATTTTACACCTGTGGTGAAGATGGATTGGTGCAGCAT TTTGATCTGAGAACTCGGACTGCCACAGAACTTTTCACATGCCATCCAGTTGATGATAGGAGGCGTTACAGATCAGTTATTCCACTTAATGCAATTACAATTGATCCTAGGAATCCAAATCTCTTTGCGGTTGCAGGTTCTGATGAGTATGCTCGACTTTATGATATCCGCAAGTATAAGTGGGATGGATCAACTGATTTTGGTCAACCCACAGACTACTTTTGCCCTTCAAAGTTGCGTGGTGATGAACATGTTGGAATAACAGGCTTGGCCTTCTCAGAACAGAGCGAACTGCTAGTGTCATACAATGATGAGTTCATCTATCTTTTTACTCGTGATATGGGATTGGGGCCTAATCCACTTCCAGCCTCTCCAGTGTCTATGGGCAGTGATGCAAGTGAAATAGGAGGTGATCATCAATTGTCAGCATCTCCATCAGCTATGGATACTGATGAAAAAGTTATCCCCCAAGATTACAAGGGGCACAGGAATTGTGAGACAGTGAAAGGTGTGAACTTCTTTGGGCCAAATTGTGAGTATGTAGTGAGTGGGTCAGACTGTGGCCGGATATTCATATGGAAGAAAAAAGGAGGGGAGCTAATTCGTGTCATGGAAGCTGATAAGACTATTGTAAACTGTATTGAGTGTCATCCTCATACCATGGTGCTTGCAAGTAGTGGAATTGACGATGACATCAAGATGTGGACTCCAAAGGCTTTGGAGAAAGCTGTTCTGCCTACAAACATCGAACAG AAACCCAGGCCCAGGGGCTGGATGTATCGAATAGCGTCTCCCCAGGACTTGCTGATGCAACTATTTTCACTGCAAAGGCGGAGGACAAACTCTGAGCATGGTGGTGAAAGCTCTGCTCCAGGTCGCGAGCTTTTAGAGCTGATTTTGAGGTTCAATGACAACAGTGATGCTTCTTCAGATGATGGAGGAGATACTGCCAGTCAGGACGACTTGTTTAGTTGA